In the Candidatus Neomarinimicrobiota bacterium genome, one interval contains:
- a CDS encoding adenylate/guanylate cyclase domain-containing protein, which yields MRKLAAIMFTDIVGYMALMSRDEAKALELLQRNRALLKPIIEQFRGEWLKEIGDGTLSSFASAVEAVNCALEIQHIFSSDPDLSLRIGIHVGDVVFEEGDVFGDGVNVASRLEPLAEPGGICVSQQVYDAIGKKPGIEASSMGKKVLKGVAEQVEVYALHEQRATVPASQAAAAGASPLRRWWPVAAGVAALFIIGLFLQRGGLFKPGSQGVLRAKSVAVLPFANFSDDPADEYFSDGITEDILAHLAKI from the coding sequence ATGCGCAAGCTCGCCGCCATCATGTTCACCGACATCGTGGGCTATATGGCCCTGATGTCCAGGGACGAGGCAAAAGCCCTCGAGCTCCTCCAGCGCAATCGAGCCCTGCTCAAACCCATCATTGAACAGTTTCGTGGCGAGTGGCTCAAGGAAATAGGCGACGGCACGCTGTCCTCCTTCGCCAGCGCCGTAGAGGCGGTGAACTGCGCCCTGGAGATCCAGCATATATTCAGCAGCGACCCCGACCTGTCCCTGCGCATCGGCATCCACGTGGGCGATGTGGTCTTTGAGGAGGGCGATGTCTTCGGCGACGGGGTCAACGTGGCCTCACGCCTGGAACCCCTGGCCGAGCCGGGGGGTATCTGCGTCTCCCAACAGGTCTACGACGCCATCGGGAAGAAGCCGGGCATCGAGGCCAGCTCAATGGGCAAAAAGGTGCTGAAGGGGGTCGCCGAACAGGTTGAGGTCTACGCCCTGCATGAGCAACGCGCGACAGTGCCCGCATCACAGGCAGCTGCCGCAGGAGCCAGCCCCCTGCGCCGCTGGTGGCCGGTTGCGGCCGGAGTGGCGGCCCTATTTATCATCGGGCTATTCCTGCAGCGCGGGGGTCTTTTCAAACCCGGTAGCCAAGGGGTCCTGCGCGCGAAATCGGTTGCGGTACTCCCCTTCGCCAACTTCAGCGATGATCCAGCGGACGAATACTTCAGCGATGGCATCACCGAGGACATTCTGGCCCACCTGGCCAAAATT
- the ggt gene encoding gamma-glutamyltransferase: protein MHLLHFYPALAILALPLSLHAGDRVTGQPFATRSEVIAQHGMAATSHPLATQIALDILKAGGTAVDAAIAANAALGLMEPTGCGIGGDLFAIVWDAKTKGLYGLNASGRSPKRLTLAHFQELGLTSVPPYGPLPVSVPGAVDGWFELHGRFGSLPMTQILEPAITYANAGFPVTELIAFYLERSASRLADYPNFRATYMPGGRTPRKGEVFKNPQLARTLTMIAQGGRDAFYRGEIARSIDAFMQKMGGYLAYDDLASHTSEWVEPVSSNYRGYDVWELPPNGQGIAALQILNILEGYDLAAMGLGSVDYVHHFVEAKKLAFEDRARFYADRAFADVPVKTLISKKYARQRRKLIDPKRAAQRQEAGNEALRRGDTIYLTVADSEGNMVSLIQSNYRGMGSGMVPDGLGFMLQDRGELFDLTPGRPNSYAPGKRPFHTIIPAFITKDGKPWLSFGVMGGGTQPQMHAQIVINLVDFDLNLQEAGDAPRFIHSGSSQPTGEMMSDGGTVHLESGIAYEVERALVRRGHRLQRAVGPFGGYQAIMWDATNGVYVGASESRKDGQAAGY, encoded by the coding sequence ATGCACCTGCTCCATTTCTACCCAGCGCTGGCGATCCTGGCGCTGCCACTTTCCCTGCACGCCGGCGACCGCGTCACCGGCCAGCCGTTCGCCACCCGGTCCGAGGTCATCGCCCAGCACGGCATGGCCGCCACCAGCCACCCCCTGGCGACGCAGATTGCCCTGGACATTCTGAAAGCGGGGGGCACCGCCGTGGATGCGGCCATTGCCGCCAACGCAGCCCTGGGCCTGATGGAGCCCACCGGTTGCGGCATCGGAGGGGACCTGTTTGCCATCGTCTGGGATGCCAAGACCAAGGGGCTCTACGGCCTGAACGCCAGCGGCCGTTCGCCCAAAAGGCTGACCCTGGCCCACTTCCAGGAGTTGGGGTTGACCTCGGTCCCGCCCTACGGCCCGCTGCCGGTGTCGGTGCCCGGTGCGGTTGACGGCTGGTTCGAGCTGCATGGACGCTTTGGCAGTCTGCCCATGACCCAGATTCTGGAACCGGCCATCACCTATGCCAACGCAGGTTTTCCGGTGACCGAACTCATCGCCTTCTATCTGGAACGCTCGGCGAGCAGACTGGCAGACTATCCCAATTTCAGGGCGACCTACATGCCCGGAGGACGTACGCCCCGCAAGGGGGAGGTGTTCAAAAACCCCCAGCTGGCCCGCACCCTGACCATGATCGCACAAGGTGGCCGGGACGCCTTTTACCGGGGCGAGATCGCCCGCAGCATTGACGCCTTCATGCAGAAGATGGGCGGCTACCTGGCCTATGACGACCTGGCCAGTCACACTTCGGAGTGGGTGGAGCCGGTCTCCAGCAACTACCGCGGCTATGATGTCTGGGAGCTGCCGCCCAATGGCCAAGGCATTGCCGCGCTGCAGATTCTGAACATCCTGGAGGGCTACGACCTGGCAGCCATGGGGTTGGGCAGCGTGGATTATGTGCACCACTTTGTGGAGGCCAAGAAGCTGGCCTTCGAGGACCGGGCCCGCTTTTATGCCGACAGGGCCTTTGCCGACGTGCCGGTCAAGACGCTCATCTCGAAAAAGTACGCCCGGCAGCGCCGCAAGCTCATCGACCCCAAGCGGGCCGCCCAGCGCCAGGAGGCGGGCAACGAGGCCCTGCGCCGGGGCGACACCATCTACCTCACGGTGGCCGACAGCGAGGGCAATATGGTGAGCCTGATCCAGAGTAACTACCGGGGCATGGGCTCGGGCATGGTGCCCGACGGCCTGGGCTTCATGCTGCAGGACCGCGGTGAGCTGTTCGACCTTACCCCGGGGCGACCCAACAGCTACGCACCGGGCAAGCGCCCCTTCCACACCATTATTCCGGCCTTCATCACCAAGGACGGGAAGCCGTGGCTCAGCTTCGGCGTCATGGGGGGCGGCACCCAGCCGCAGATGCACGCCCAGATCGTGATCAACCTAGTGGACTTCGACCTGAACCTGCAGGAGGCCGGAGACGCGCCGCGCTTCATCCACTCGGGGTCATCACAGCCCACCGGCGAGATGATGAGTGACGGGGGGACCGTCCATCTGGAGTCGGGCATCGCCTACGAGGTGGAGCGAGCGCTGGTTCGGCGCGGGCACCGTCTGCAGCGGGCGGTGGGGCCCTTCGGCGGCTACCAGGCCATCATGTGGGATGCGACCAACGGGGTGTATGTGGGGGCCTCGGAATCCCGCAAGGACGGCCAGGCGGCGGGGTACTGA
- a CDS encoding ATP-binding cassette domain-containing protein: MIRVEDLTKFYGQTRAIEKVSFTVRDGEILGFLGPNGAGKTTILRIITTYLAPTDGQVYVDEMNIAEHASELRRRIGYLPETNPLYVEMPVYDHLQFAAAARDITGRAFKSALGRVMEACGVREVLHRPVGELSKGYRQRVGLAMAMIHDPEILILDEPSSGLDPNQIVEIRALIRALGKEKTVILSSHILQEVQALADRIIILNKGQVVADGTSEELMAGFRGQATLTLEVKNATRESVAALGDRFPDARVREETAADGIVRLQLEYTPGATDNQGQGLREQLFAYAVESGWVILEMSRQQAQLEDIFRSLTIEQGSARG; this comes from the coding sequence GTGATTCGAGTTGAGGACCTCACCAAGTTTTACGGCCAGACGCGGGCCATCGAAAAGGTGAGCTTCACCGTCCGCGACGGCGAGATCCTCGGCTTTCTGGGGCCCAACGGCGCCGGCAAGACCACCATCCTGCGCATTATCACCACTTACCTGGCCCCGACGGATGGCCAGGTCTACGTGGACGAGATGAATATTGCCGAGCACGCCAGCGAGCTGCGCAGGCGCATCGGTTACCTCCCTGAGACCAACCCCCTGTATGTGGAGATGCCGGTCTACGACCACCTCCAATTTGCCGCCGCCGCCCGCGATATCACCGGCCGCGCATTCAAGTCGGCTCTGGGCCGCGTTATGGAAGCCTGCGGGGTGCGCGAGGTGCTGCACCGGCCCGTTGGGGAACTGTCCAAAGGCTACCGCCAGCGGGTGGGCCTGGCCATGGCCATGATCCATGACCCAGAGATTCTCATCCTGGACGAGCCCTCCTCCGGGCTGGACCCCAACCAGATCGTCGAAATACGGGCCCTCATCAGGGCGCTGGGCAAGGAGAAGACGGTCATCCTGTCCAGCCACATTCTTCAGGAGGTGCAGGCACTTGCGGATCGCATCATTATCCTGAACAAGGGCCAGGTGGTGGCGGACGGCACCAGCGAAGAACTCATGGCGGGCTTCCGGGGCCAGGCAACGCTGACACTGGAAGTAAAGAACGCCACCCGGGAATCCGTGGCCGCGCTCGGCGACCGTTTCCCGGATGCCCGCGTGCGGGAGGAGACCGCCGCCGACGGAATCGTCAGGCTGCAGCTGGAGTATACCCCCGGCGCTACAGACAACCAGGGGCAGGGCCTGCGGGAGCAACTGTTTGCCTACGCGGTGGAGTCGGGCTGGGTGATCCTGGAGATGTCCCGCCAGCAGGCCCAGCTGGAGGATATCTTTCGCAGTCTTACCATTGAGCAGGGGAGCGCCCGTGGCTGA
- a CDS encoding ABC-2 transporter permease produces MADQWRASIRHVGIIFRKEMAAYFNSSVAYITLVVFLLISGWFFSSAFFLIGESDLRGLFSIIPVIYLFFVPAVSMGLIAREKSAGTMELLVTLPLEDWEVVVGKYLAAVALIGVGLLYTMVHFVSLAFVGTHVDVGAILAGYLGLLLVGGVYAAAGIFCSAATGNQITAFILAFLIAFVLFMLDKVLFFAPGFLTALLQYVSIDFHLTNISRGVIDSRNVIYFASVIALFLILATRILEMRKWR; encoded by the coding sequence GTGGCTGATCAGTGGCGCGCCTCAATTCGGCACGTGGGCATTATCTTCCGCAAGGAAATGGCCGCCTACTTCAACAGCAGCGTGGCCTACATCACCCTGGTCGTGTTCCTGCTGATCAGCGGATGGTTTTTCTCCAGCGCCTTTTTCCTCATAGGCGAATCGGACCTGCGCGGACTCTTTTCCATCATACCAGTGATCTACCTGTTCTTTGTCCCTGCGGTAAGCATGGGCCTTATTGCCCGTGAAAAAAGCGCCGGCACCATGGAACTGCTGGTCACCCTCCCCCTGGAAGACTGGGAGGTGGTGGTGGGCAAGTACCTGGCCGCGGTGGCCCTCATCGGCGTTGGGCTGCTCTATACGATGGTCCATTTTGTCTCGCTGGCATTCGTCGGTACGCACGTTGACGTGGGGGCCATCTTGGCCGGTTACTTGGGCCTGCTGCTGGTGGGCGGAGTGTACGCCGCAGCCGGCATTTTCTGCAGCGCCGCGACCGGAAACCAGATTACCGCCTTTATCCTGGCGTTCCTCATCGCCTTTGTCTTATTTATGCTGGACAAGGTCCTGTTTTTTGCCCCGGGCTTTCTGACGGCCCTCCTGCAATACGTAAGCATAGACTTTCACCTCACCAATATCTCCCGGGGCGTTATCGACTCGCGCAATGTGATTTATTTCGCCTCCGTAATCGCACTTTTTTTGATCCTCGCCACGCGGATTCTTGAGATGCGCAAGTGGAGGTAG